From the Candoia aspera isolate rCanAsp1 chromosome 3, rCanAsp1.hap2, whole genome shotgun sequence genome, the window ATAATGCAGACCCTGGCCGTAAGAGCGAGATGAGAGCTGAAGTGGAGATCACCTCATCTTTTCCCCAAGAGATCAAAGACTTTGGGCCTGGACACTGCATGAAGAACTGAGGTAAGTAAAGATAAGGATGTTGAAGCCTTGGGTGGTACCCCTATACACATTTCTCTGGGAGTATAGCCACTAAAGACAACATGGTTATGAATTATGCTAGAGAATTATGCGTATTTATTCAGAAGTTTGTTGTCTAGACAACATGGGATCCTGCAGAAAATGTTCATATATTTTGGCTCCACAGTAATAGTTCAGATAGATTGCTCTGCAATCATGTACCTCTCCTCCCAGCCCTCAAATGCATTTTGCTAATTGGAAAGTTTTTGAAAATGGTGTAGTGGTAGGATTGTTGTTTCATGTAGCAGACagactgtagtttttaaaatagtgttgCTGTGGCTGTTCAAGAGGGAAAAGAACTTCGAAGTAGAAGTACttcatacagtatgtatttactCCCATCTGCacttttgtcttcctttttcctctgGCCAAGAAGGGTTAGCTGGATTTCAGAAACATACGTAACCTGTTCATTAGTGGTGGAGTTGGAATAAACATTTGTATGCTGAGTGATGATCCCTCTCTTTCAAATCACATTTAATGCACTCCTTCTCTCTCTGTATGCATGTGTGAATCCTTCCGTAATAGCCAGTTATAAGCTTTTTCTGCTCTGCCAGTTTGAAAACTGGTCTCAAGACTTTTTTCTCCAACAGCATCCTCCAATTGTCCCTGTTCAGGCAAACACTACAAAGAATGGGGAACCTTGGCAAAGTACGAAATGGAGAGGCTGTCTAGAAATGTTGCCTTCTCAGCTGAACCCTGGCTTCTTTCCAGATGTGCACAGATTTGCCCAGCCCAGGCTTCCCACTCGCCATCCCAAAGTCTTTTCTGATCCACAGCTGCATTGAGGGCAGCATAGAGCAGAGAGGGCAGTGATGATACTGTAAATCACAGGAGACTGATGGAGAGAAAAGGAATGACAGCTCTTGATCCACAATAATGTGTTAGTGCCGTGCCAGTCAGCATAAGGTCTTTGctttgaaaatacatttaaaaaaaacaaaaccctattaTGTTATATTTGTAAGTAACCATCTATTTTGGCCATGCAGTGGAATTTCTTTTTTAGGGAAAGACTATTAACCATGGAATAATTAGACTTAAGTTAAGGGCTGTAGCTACAATAATTAGttataattaaaaatggaagTCTGTGGGAGTGCAAGGCAGAGGTGACATGTTTGTGTGACTGGGCAAccaaagccagcaggaaatgaacCAGTTGTCTAACAGATTGACGGCAGAATTTAGCCAGAAGATTGGAAGCCTGagtttaattttatattcagttCACGTACAGACATGCATGCACCATGCACACAGAGCTTCCTGCAAATGACTCTGAGACATATCAAACCTGGAACCGAGgtagcattatttttctttcaatcaTTACTTCAGACATACTCTGCTTActttttcatttatgtatttatttgtttgtttgtttgtttattttctatcctgcttttattatttttataaataactcaaggtggcgaacataccaaacgctccttctttctcctattttctccacaacaaccaccctgtgaggtgagttgggttgagagtgactggcccaagttcacccagccagttttcatgcctaaggcaggactggaactcacagcttcctggtttctagcccattgccttaaccactggaccaaactggctacaGTGactatattttcttggaaaaaataaaagacctgaaaaaggggcaaatctgaaagaggttcataagagtaaaaaaatgtaattgtttataactttgctttacaaaagaaaattcaagagcaaaatcaagaaaaactttacaaaaatgcatattctaataaaaatttctaaaatcaaacagtatttgcaaatttattttaaaaagacaattcagtttccatatttttcacatgaatgaaagactgtgcattaagtggtatcatttgtacagtaaaagttaaatgaccaaaataaaggacaaaaggaaaaataaatgaatctaaaggacagctttctgaaattaaggactgtcctttataataaaggacatgtgGTAACTGTATCAATAAGCCCATTCCAATCCTTGCCTGATGTCTATACTAAAGTTTTTATCAAAATTAATTTTTGTGGGCAGACTTCAATTCTAATGCAGTCATGGAATATTTCAAAATGGTTATGCTTTCAAATAATGGTGTTTATCAAATTATTTACTACCTTCTTCCTACATATAGGACAAGATTGGACTCAGCTGAACTGCTTGGATAATTTTTCCCAATTAAGTACTATAGTGGGGAAGGAcagatagccacccagagtcatcatgtGCAAAATGGGTGgcagaaatttgataaataaataaataaacaaacagtaaaccatttttctctttctctgtgtgtttagagagggagagagaatgatgCTTTTGTAAAAAAGATAAATTATTGTAAATAGAGATGAATGATTAAGTATAATAAAGCCCTGGGTCAAAAACTAAAGTTGTGAGCTAAAATtggttttggggagggggttgatACTAATAATACCAAAGGTTTTATCTGTCTTCAGAAATAATAAACACACTTACCTGCATTTCTGAagatggttttattgtatttgtagcAATATCTCTTTCTAAAACTAATTGTTTCTCCTATTTatacttgttttttttccatagtgCTTTCAGATTTTCCAAAGTTGCATATGCATTATCTTGTTAGAATTTTAATAATAGTCCTGAAATGGACTGGGTATTATTCTGTTCTCCATTCCAGATAGCCATGCATTTAGGGCAAAATTCAGACAAAGGACTTCCTAATGTATCGGGGTGCTACTGCTACTGTTGCTCCTTTTCCTCCTGATGTCCACAAGATGTTTGGGCCTACAGTTTCTGTGGATTGTATTTGTGTGTTAATTTTATGGTACATCCTGATTTTCTACttaatgggcttttttttttagtcctaGCAATATTCTattgctgagcatgctcagtatcatatattttaaaacttaatagGGAACAGCTTTTCCATTTTAGGGTCATacagagatccagattcaaaaaGGAAAGCATGGTTTGTAGCATGTAGAGGTGCTCACATGTCATCTCTCAACAACTCCTTAAAGAAGCAGCACCGTTTCCTGGGTTCTGGTGACAACCATGTTTGATTTGAGGTGCTACACacactctaaatcagtgtttctcaaccttggccactggaagatgtgtagacttcaacttccagaattccccagctgtctgggaattctgggagttgaagtccgcacatcttccagtggccaaggttgagaaacactgctctaaatcatcttttccccttcaaatctggATTGGTGACAGCCCTACTTTCCTCCTATTACATATATAGCATGCATAGAACTCAAAGGCACTTTTCAGCATCCAGTAGGAACAGTTGTCCATGTAACTACCACTTCCACAAGTGCAACCATCACATATAATCTAGAGCAGGGGGTCTTAAAATTTTGGCCATCATACTTCCCTCacacaatgaaactttgggaaaggtggatttattgtaacaatgtcaCTAAAAGATTATTTACACCtgccctggactctgtctgcattTCCCCAAGGGAAGAACACCTCatagtttgggaaaccctggtctagagtgTCCTGgcttccttcattttttatttcagatCTGCTGCAGTCCAGAATGAACCTATTAAGttccctgctcctgctcctgttATTCTTCAGAGTTCAGTTTGGAAAACCTGCAGACAGCTATTTCCCTCTAAAAGGCTTCTGGACTCAAGGTAAGAAGTAGAGGCAGGCTGGATAGATTCTTATTAGATTCAGGGAGAAacctgaagggggaaaaaacattgtCATAAACTTAGTAATGAACTGAAACTGCTCGGCAAAAGAAAGAATTTTCACTGCTATTTAGGCAACATACCCATGTGGTTCTTGTGTCACTGCATCCTGGAGCTATGAAGCAATACATATTTGAAGGGAAAGGGGTAAAGCATGTGGGGTGCTCACATACTACCTGTCAGCAACTCTGTAAAGAAACACAGTCTTTTCCTGGGCTCCCTCTGCACCTGGAACACaaatcccaggaaaagaaaagatttggCTTAAGAAGTGCATGGGTGCTATATGTGTGCTCAGGTGCACTCTTGAATTATCTTTTCCCCTTCAGATCTAGAACACGATTCAGCCTTGTGAGAAATGTCCATGTTTTTCATCATTTGCTTGACCTTCTTTTCTGCCATCATGAATAGGCAGGACTTTGAATTTGACACTTCCTTTTTCATAGACAagacaagccttttctgctgtggccccgccctctggaacatcatccccccccccgaggtgaggttagcctcagcctttatggccttccagaaagttCTGAAAATGTGTCtttttcatcaggcctggggatcccctggcagcAGAGATCCTATGCATTGGTTGCACTACATATACCATCTTAATTTAACCCTCTTGCAATCTTGTTTTTACTCATgctaattatttaattgttttaactggtttttatattctattttaaatgttggttttttgttgtatgctgcccagagtcactttgtgtgagctgggcagtcatataaattttataaataaataaatagagttaTTTTACAAGTTCTGTCCTTCCCCCGCCCTGATGCTTCTTCAGATATGTTCTCTCTGTAAACATATCTCATTCTTTCTAGCTAAACCTTCCAGAGGCTGGGTCCACTGGGCTGATGACATCCCATGTTCTGAAAGGAGCTTCAGCTCTGGCAAAGAAGTTCTGAAATCCTCCATAACAGTTCCGTGCAAGCGGCAAGAGCACCAGCTGCAGTTATGGCCAGGGATGCCTCCAACAAGAAGCAGGGGGGTCCCATTGCTGCAAGCAGCATTGCTGTTACAAGGGGACCATGATCTCTCCACGTACAACTGGAATTCCTTTGGGCTAAGATATGGCAAGAGGCAAGCAGTGAAGGCCCAGgagaaattacaaaataattgaAGAATAGTGGGGAGGGGGGCACGCAGGGGAGGGGATAGTTTGAGATGTTTTCCTTCTTCATTGTTCCAAGGAAATGGAAGGCTATGACTATGGCACCGTTTAAGTCTGTGGTAATACTTTTTGAAAGTACCTATCCCATATACACTCACGTATAAGCTCATCCACGGATAAGCCGGCCCTtgattttttaaccaaaataccatgaaaaatgtgctacccatggataagccaattgtaaaaattaaaacagaaaaattttgaagtttttttttttttttaccatattttGGTGAAAAAATTGAGGGTTTTCTGCAGAAGGGCTTACATGCGAGTATATATGGTATACTTTTTTTGAAAACTAGTCATTGTTTCCCCCTTTCTTCAATGCCAGACATTACAATGAAAATTATAACTAATAAACTACATTAAGATTAATGTATTACTTGTGCTAATTTGtgtattgtattattttgatgtaagaaaaagaaCTCAGCAACAAAAAGCAATCCTGCAATGAATGTGGTACAAGTTACCATACCATTTTAACAATGATTGTTGGGGGTCTTATTCACTGAAtatctgtttggattttttttttttcaaattttgtgaaGGGAATTCTGATCACATGAGTAAAAATGAAATTGGTTCAACTTTTCAGAAATATTGCAGGAGACCCTTGTTTTAAACATACTACTACAAAAGCAGAATTCTTTTAAAGCATAATCTTTGAGTCCCAGGAGGAACAATTCAAAAGGCATAGGATATATCCATCTCTCTTCctcaagggaaggagaaggaaactcTTTCTTATACTGTATGGCTCCCTCTagagcactgtttttcaaacttggcagctttaagatgagtggaattctgggagttgaagtccatacatcttaaaattgctaagattcagaaatactgctctagagacTGCAGAAAAGTCCTTATTGCTTATCCATTGAGGCACtagtggtgatggatgcaccaAGAGGAAATGGAGATGGATTGGGAATGTTCTTTCATTTGGTATGCCTATGGAACAGAGATGGAAGGACCATGACAGCTTTGGAGTGCCTAGTTCACTGTGGCTTATGGTGGGACCTGCGGGAGACAAAATAAGCAAAAACAGACACCCACAcaacatattcatattcatttcattctgttagCAGAAACTGGCAGGAATTTGaatttggccttttttttttttaatcacagctaaagtctccttcccttcccctaccCAAAGTTTCAAGATTACAAATAGAGTTTTGGTTGTAATATCAATCCTAGAAGTTGTTGTtgctgcttctgaaatcttgctgccTATGAAAATCTGAGTGCTTTGTTCTTCAAGTGAATATTCTCCCTGTgaattaaaagcagaataaaagacTGCAACCATGTGCATGATTATTCACTGAAAAAAGTCCCCAGATAAGGAAGGAAAATCTGGAACTTACAGGGGTTGTAAGTTCttacagcagcaacaacaacttcTAGGATATCAACTGAGAAATGATCCAGTTAGATGTGGTGTATTGACTATAGTATCCTTCTGCCTcccaacaaataaatatatgggaAGAATTCCTCTTTCCCATTGATAGCCAtactccaccaccacccctccagCTGCTATTAAAAGCTTCTAATTACAAATTACTCCTTCATCAAGCATTGAGCACTGAAGTGTTATTGGGCCAAGTATTTTATCTATTTCCCCCAGCTCAGCACAAAATTAATTTGACACAAGCTCCCATGGAGACTTCTTGCAGAAAACTTGTCCATTTCCCAAGAATTCTCCTCTTCTGGTTTACAACATTGGTACCTCCATGCCCTGAAGCAACTGGCAAATGCAAAAGATAACAACTTGGGCTTTCCTCTGGAAACTACATGGTATAGTACTATAACTATGCACATATACTTATTAAGGGATAGGTCCCTCTGGATAGAATGTTTACATTTCAATAAACATTACTAGGATTATTCTATAGtctctttgccttttttctgACACTGTTTTCCATGAGAAGTTGAATGTACAGGTTACATAGGTGTTCCACATTAATCAGCCCTAAAAGTCTCTCTTTCACTTATCATTTTCAGTACCCATTCTCCTGCAATTTACTTTCACTGTTTTTTCTCTGATTAGttcctcctttcttttcattGGTCTACACATTTCTCTATCCCTTATTTTGCCCCTTGCATTTTTTCTTCCAATGTATTGTATCTCTACCTTCATGCCAATTTTCTCATTTCATCCCAAAGTATTTCCCCTATTTCGTATTTTTGCTTTATTCAGAAAAAATCTCCTCTGCTACAGCTATGAATTTCTTGTATGGGCATCCAAGAAACAGGACACTTCTCAAGCTATTTCTGTTGAAAATTTTAGAATCTGGGCTGTAGCTGATTTCATCTACAAGACACCACTGAGCCAAACACAACTATTACTCCTTAGTCAAGGATAGTGAATACAAAATATATCCACTGTGCTTGTAATGTCAATGAAATCTGTTCCACCAGGGAGAAAAAGGAGTTTCaattcatgtactgtatatgcatttGCATGTATAAGAGAACATAGACCATAAGCCATAGTTATAAGGCTACAATATTAAGAGAAGTGGATGATTCCTGGGCCATATAATATCCATTTCCACACATAAAATGTATGCAAACCTGCATAAAAAGTAGCTGGCCAGCTATCCCTCATCATCCACAGACAAGAAATGGAAGTCAATCACAAATTTCCCACAGCAATTTTTGCTCTAGATCTACGAACATATGGTGGGTGGGGCTGGGGAATTGCAAAACTATTTGAAGAAACTGCCATTAGCTGTAATTTAAGTACACATAACTTAGTAGCAGAGACAAATTGAAAtcaagaacaacaaaaatgagGTCTGAAAAATGGTTTATTAAAAGAGAAATGTCAAGGCTGGGGAGAGTGTCGTGTGTTATACAAATGAGTCAGTCATTGCCCTGCCAGAAGAAAACCCCTAGTATACAAATTACCTTTGGTGGCAGCCTAGCAGCCATGATTACCTCATAGAGTTTCCAACTATTTTCCTCCTTTtgggttttatttgcttttagcCTATATACAGTACAACAGGCCAAAACACAGCTGGCAAAACTTTCTACTTCATTGCACCTCCATAGCAGAAAAAAGTTTAATGTGCTGGATTTCTGTGTGGCATACAGCTTTTAATAGTTTCTTTTATAGGTTGTGGAGTCCTTCTGAAGTCAGGGAGTGGAGGCATGACTCTCAACAAAAAAACTTCTACTTCCTCCTAGACTGGAAATTTGGGAGTCCTATGGGATGGATAAACAGATTGCCATATATAAAGCATCACTAGAGTGACTAATGGTGACGGGGTGGGGAGAAAACCAATTTAGACATGGAAGACTGATCAGGTTAATGAATCAGCTTTTGACCAATGATCTTGCTCTTAAAATCAAGTCTCTGTAAAGTCTTTTTCCTAGCTGTTGGAACCATAAAACACTAAGTTAGAATGTTaaaaaatcatggtttgttgaacatgcCATAATAGCTTGGTTTGCACATTATACTAAACTATAATGGGTAGATTCAGGCATCAcacttcataaaagcaaactaATAGCTATATGTGAATGGGGCACTGACACAAAGGATAGCTGAGTTGTTAGGGCACATGGCAGTACTTTCTGGGAAACAGCTTGCATTAGTCCCAGCctacctgtggccctccagatggctCCAGCTGGCATCATCTCCAAACACCGGCAAACTGGCTGGTGTTGGAGAAAGCTGATTCATACAGCTAACAAATGGTATGAATCCTAATTGGTTAGATTAATCCTTCATCTGGGTTACTatttcagggctgcaaaaatccagttgaccATTAGATAACAGTGAAGAGTTATAGAAAACCCTAACTctctgctaccatctagtggtcatctggatttgtgcagcctAGAATTGGAAGTCCTACTGGTCCTGCTTGCATTAGCATGCTTAGAATCTCAGAGATCGAAGTTGTGACATGCACTGCTTACAGTGTAATTCATTCTAAGAACATATAAAGCACAGATGAGGCTTTTGACTAGCAAGCatacaaaggaagaagaaaaggcagtAAGACCTAATGGAACAAAATGCTTTACCACAGGTAGTTCAGCAGAAGTTGTCCAATCAGCTTCTACACTACGGAGGTTGAAATAGATGACCTTGAAGGAATCTGATTCtaaaattctatgattctaagagtTAGATACACTATTTAAAccttaaacatttcatttttattatatttctgagACACTGGCACAGTTTGCTTCCTCTGCTTCTATTTCTGTTCACCTTAAGCTACTTGAATTATTTCCTTGCTCATTAAAATGACTAGGTTTAAATAGCTATAAAAGACAATGCTGACCTTAAAAGCCTGGTTTGGATCCTTTAGATTTCTCCCTGGGTCTCAGCTGTTAATTTCTACAGAGGTGGTTTATCTATTGGAggagataaatgaaaatacatttttaaatgagaGGTTTGAATCCAGAGGACCAACTTGTCCCCAGAGAAGGTGCAATAGATACATATGACACAGACAGACAATTTTCCCAATGGGTTTAACAATGTTGTTGGAGATGAGTTTTCTAGCAGTACATGAAAGGATATATAAATTGACAATTGTCAGTTAAAATTACCTATCAGGCATCTGTTCTTCCCTGTCATGTTTTTCAATTAATGTTGAGAATGTATGACAGAGATGGGCAAGACAAAGTCCTGAGGATAGTGGCTTGCATACCCTGTTGGCCATGCTGGACAAGCTGATAGGAATTAAGagtccagcaacatctgaagagccATGTTTCCCGGTCCACATTTATGTGATGCATTACCAAAACTGAGTAATCTCTAAAGACAATTGGTTATATTATTGCATAAATTCTCAAGGACTTGAGTCCACTTCATCAGACCCATTCAGGGAGCAAATGTGTGCATGGGTGCACCTGGGTATAAAGTTCTCTTTCAAGAACTGTAAAGGATAGTTATTGGCAATGAAAATTTGTGACTATTCAATTAGAATTTAAGTATAGGCACAGTGACTTTAGGTATATAAAGTTGGCAGATCTTCAGCTATATTGCTGTCACTGGCCACAAACATTTCTTCTCTGAATTTAAAATGGTTCTGCAGCCTGAAGTGATGTGAAAGATGCTGCCCTTCCCTTGATGAGATTGTAGTCTGTATGTAAACAAAGTTCTGTTGGATGACCTGGAAGTTGATTTCTATCTGCCACCTCCTCTCCCCAGGCTTTCTCATGTCCCCTTCACCActaagaaatgcaagaaagggtTAGTAATTTGTGACCCTCTGGCTGTAACAACTTGCCCAGAGGCCAGTGAGCCAGGCAGTGTGACGCAGCGCAGAGCTTTAAAGGGTGGGAGCGTCTCAGCCCTCCTGTGGGAAAAACATCAGGCCGTCCTCTGGTTCCTGAAACACAATCTGTCCACTAATGAACCTTCAGCAATAAGCTACTGGGGAGAATGGGAAACAGAATGGAACTAAGAATACTGAATCAAAAAGAAGTGGTAGGAAAGTCTGTTGTattatagtatatagtatattatACAGTCTATAGTATTATAGAGGCAAGGCATAATATGACTGAGTTTGTTTACACAATACATTGGCCATAGTTTGGTTAGGAAACCCAGGTTTTGTGGTGAAAAAATGGTTTACGGCATAGCATGATGTGTAAAGGCAATTCATTGTGGCTGAGCTGTGGCTTGGCATGATGTGTGGTTTTAAGCAGACAAATCAAAAGGGAAACCTGCAACCAACATGCAGTTTCCTAAATGGTACAATTCACATGACCAAAGATGCACTTTATGAATGGTTTGTGGGGATCCATAAAAAGTGTGAGATGTTATAATTGCAAATCAGTTTGTTCAGCATGGACAGGGCTAGCAATTCAGCTACATTTACTACATTACTGAAAAATCCACTGTTGATACAtatagttctcatttagtgattgtctcatacagtgaccattcgcagttacaacagtgatgaaaaagtaactttgtgacctaTCCTTGCACTTaggacctttgcaggtctgtaaagcaaaggaaagctcaaGGAAGATCAtaatgtcatgttacccatttcaatgttctgttaacattgtaacgtttcacatgtcatcttctgttccgtgtttcttcacccatcccgggtttttccattcctccaccctccgttgttttgagggcttggaatgtatgtttgggtttgcgctcctgctcaaggttactttcccaggcgcgtctaacggttcctagcacctgggagggggtgcgcactgacgggtgattggggcgggactggctcacaggcaatgcttttaagtttgtatttggcgcgcttttgctcattctcagctttctctgtatttgcatactattcctttaataaatcagttatctttaagcccgagcttgtgagactgagtatttgggattaggcaaccattacataaagctgagaatcatttcaatcatcttccgctagccccatccaaacgttggataagagggaacgctagcgatgaccgaccatcaacttcgcgcgagtgaagggagcgaggaagagcaggagtcggcaaggatccggccagctctaacttcgagagcgcaaagagcggcacgtcgggagatgcgggatgtccaattagatgagttgctgatatccatgcaggagagcctcaggagtgaacacaaaaccgtaATGGAGAGGACAGCgaggagggggtctccacaactatcctgggagcccgaaatccccttgtcaccgagggtggtggtaaccaaccaacccctggaagagccggtcactcctgctcgtatgaaagcaatagaggacaaaatgaatctaatagtgacaatccttaaggatctccccaggggtgcagagccaacccaggaagattgggaggaagagccgtcacagtacccaaggcatagcaccctaccacccaggggaagaagcaagactcgagcagcccgtcaggtgggggggtgagaggcaagacctcccagggatcggccacccatgggggctcggcgtacgctgacatttacggagccgccacagccagctgagccggtaagaaacttcccaccgtttggagtgaagttcgatggggatcccactacactctccttttttatcactaatgctaagcattatatggaggattggggccgaaacTTTCGTTCAGAACacagcaaaatcaattttattgccaacaaactgagagggagggcagctgattggtatgtgcaactgtgccaaactgaggcaacagagttagaggacttcgatgactttttgtgggcacttaaacagcatttcgaagaccctctagcccaagagacagccaaaaacgccctgaggaaactctaccaagggtccctctcagttgccaattatgcgctggaatttaaagctttatcagggaaggtggaagactggtctgagccaactttaattgaaatgtttaagcaggggctagaa encodes:
- the KISS1 gene encoding metastasis-suppressor KiSS-1; translation: MNLLSSLLLLLLFFRVQFGKPADSYFPLKGFWTQAKPSRGWVHWADDIPCSERSFSSGKEVLKSSITVPCKRQEHQLQLWPGMPPTRSRGVPLLQAALLLQGDHDLSTYNWNSFGLRYGKRQAVKAQEKLQNN